From a region of the Dictyoglomus sp. genome:
- a CDS encoding glycosidase, with product MVNKIDGILVLGEEEYLIPILEWWRSQGYKVKISSDYKGEEGYNIFLVLGRKNLPWEDIISNLNRFNAKKILLNPWGEKYDIVHSPIWSAIISFVPMEDKRTYKVEVPYYSVLDFSKDMLFEELKLPKDKNIIILLGDFIPFLKNVIINLNEDSSIYLLGLIFSVEEKKKIGEEVKDLIDLRIVESWKDIVKYTFCSKLVVLYQKEDEFPLLFYQVITGYSPVLVRDVGILKYSYWEGLRYTEDNLLDKIRYLLKNGEEREDIVKYYQALSYGHSPERVGSQFLYIFNEVLNPISYPSSSKLRRYVKNPLFKARPNVYIEVNNKKIQWEKLVYNAGAIRLEGKIYIFYRALGEDGFSRIGLWWSKDGYKEEGRLDYPIFGPEEEYEIPKRLEKRKEWQLKNLGMIRELGGTEDPRISLIEDNLYMTYTSYGDLVQLSLARIKVKDFLRGVKEFKSYEEWKSLWERNGPIFKGLDDKDAVLFPVYERVEEKIEGTPFYKGNFINLFPELLNNKIALIHRVPPDMQILFTNEIPYKGPTVGKTFLMPRPGYWDSEKIGAGAPPLKTKFGWLHIYHGVGRWKGKRTYALGVVLTPFDDPTKIIYRSPEPILEPEEYYEIEGWVPDVVFTCGVVPKFKDSTEILEETDEILVYYGGADEVMALAEGKIGDLIPKEIRR from the coding sequence ATGGTTAATAAAATTGATGGAATTTTGGTCTTAGGAGAAGAGGAATATTTGATTCCTATTTTAGAATGGTGGAGATCTCAAGGATATAAAGTGAAGATCTCCTCCGATTATAAAGGAGAAGAAGGATACAATATTTTCTTAGTTTTAGGAAGAAAGAATCTCCCATGGGAGGATATAATAAGTAATCTAAACAGATTTAATGCTAAGAAGATTCTTCTAAATCCATGGGGAGAAAAGTACGATATTGTACATTCTCCTATATGGTCTGCTATTATCTCTTTTGTTCCTATGGAAGATAAAAGAACCTATAAAGTCGAGGTTCCTTATTATTCCGTATTGGATTTTTCTAAGGATATGCTCTTTGAAGAATTAAAATTGCCTAAGGACAAAAATATAATCATCCTCTTAGGAGATTTCATTCCTTTCTTAAAAAATGTCATTATCAATTTAAACGAGGATTCCTCCATTTATCTTTTGGGACTTATTTTTTCTGTGGAAGAAAAGAAAAAGATTGGAGAGGAAGTTAAAGACTTGATAGATTTAAGAATAGTAGAATCCTGGAAGGATATAGTAAAATATACTTTCTGTTCAAAACTTGTAGTTCTTTACCAAAAGGAGGATGAATTTCCCCTTTTATTTTATCAAGTAATTACGGGGTATTCTCCTGTCTTAGTAAGAGATGTTGGAATTCTTAAATATTCTTACTGGGAAGGTTTAAGATATACGGAAGATAATTTGTTAGATAAAATAAGATATCTTCTTAAAAATGGAGAGGAAAGAGAAGATATTGTAAAATATTATCAGGCTTTATCCTATGGACACTCCCCAGAAAGGGTAGGAAGTCAGTTTTTGTATATTTTTAACGAAGTTCTCAATCCTATATCGTATCCCTCTTCATCAAAATTAAGAAGATATGTAAAAAATCCACTATTTAAAGCGCGTCCTAATGTGTATATAGAAGTTAATAATAAGAAAATACAATGGGAAAAATTAGTATATAATGCAGGAGCTATAAGATTAGAAGGGAAAATATATATTTTTTATAGGGCTTTAGGAGAAGATGGATTCTCAAGAATAGGTCTTTGGTGGAGTAAGGATGGATATAAAGAAGAAGGAAGACTTGATTATCCTATTTTTGGCCCTGAGGAAGAATATGAAATTCCCAAAAGATTGGAAAAAAGAAAGGAATGGCAATTAAAAAACTTGGGAATGATAAGAGAATTGGGAGGAACCGAGGATCCAAGAATATCTTTAATCGAAGATAATCTCTATATGACTTATACTTCCTATGGTGATTTAGTTCAGTTATCTTTAGCAAGGATAAAAGTAAAGGATTTCTTAAGAGGGGTAAAAGAATTTAAATCCTATGAAGAATGGAAATCCTTATGGGAAAGAAATGGACCTATTTTTAAAGGGCTTGATGATAAAGATGCAGTATTATTTCCTGTATACGAAAGAGTCGAAGAAAAAATAGAAGGAACCCCTTTTTATAAAGGAAATTTTATAAATCTCTTTCCAGAGCTTTTAAATAATAAAATAGCATTAATCCATAGGGTTCCTCCTGATATGCAAATTCTATTTACCAATGAAATTCCTTATAAAGGTCCAACTGTTGGAAAAACCTTTCTTATGCCAAGACCAGGATACTGGGATAGTGAAAAAATTGGTGCAGGAGCTCCTCCCTTAAAGACGAAGTTTGGATGGTTACATATTTATCACGGTGTAGGGAGATGGAAAGGAAAAAGAACTTATGCTTTGGGTGTAGTTCTCACTCCCTTTGACGATCCTACAAAGATTATATATCGTTCTCCTGAACCCATATTAGAACCAGAAGAGTATTATGAGATAGAAGGATGGGTGCCTGATGTGGTATTTACCTGTGGAGTAGTACCTAAATTTAAGGATTCTACTGAGATATTGGAAGAGACTGATGAAATTCTTGTTTATTATGGCGGTGCGGATGAAGTAATGGCTTTAGCAGAGGGAAAAATTGGAGATCTAATTCCAAAAGAGATAAGAAGGTAA
- a CDS encoding aminotransferase class IV: protein MEDRKEYYFLFGLKPFETLYFENKKVHFVYEHYRRMKRAFHILSIPFELSYEDFEKALSQFVQNITSDFGAIRIFLKDQYLYIEEREVKYNRELFKRGLRVSISKSIKFSRNILNFIKTFNMGLNVIEEERAKKKGFDTALFLNERGLVTETSFGNIFFRKGRIIYTPHILSGVLPGIMRKEVIKISGKLGYEIKKIFLSLEDIKKMEECFLTNSIAGVFPVRNLGDICFSSRDFCEEVSSIEFLRRPWNK from the coding sequence TTGGAGGATAGAAAAGAATACTATTTTTTGTTTGGATTAAAGCCTTTTGAGACTTTGTATTTTGAGAATAAAAAGGTACATTTTGTATATGAGCATTATAGAAGAATGAAAAGAGCCTTTCATATTCTTAGTATACCCTTTGAACTTTCTTATGAAGATTTTGAAAAAGCACTTTCTCAGTTTGTTCAAAATATAACCTCTGATTTCGGAGCAATAAGGATCTTCTTAAAAGATCAGTATCTTTATATAGAAGAAAGAGAGGTTAAATATAATAGAGAATTGTTTAAAAGAGGCTTGAGAGTTAGTATTTCAAAATCTATAAAATTCTCTCGTAATATACTAAATTTTATTAAGACCTTTAATATGGGACTTAATGTAATAGAAGAGGAGAGAGCAAAAAAGAAAGGATTTGATACTGCTCTGTTTTTAAACGAAAGGGGTTTAGTAACGGAAACTTCTTTCGGAAACATATTTTTCAGAAAAGGAAGAATTATCTATACTCCTCATATTCTAAGTGGTGTTCTTCCTGGAATCATGAGAAAAGAAGTTATAAAAATAAGCGGGAAGTTAGGATATGAGATAAAAAAGATATTTTTAAGTTTAGAGGATATAAAAAAAATGGAAGAATGTTTTCTAACTAATAGTATCGCAGGAGTTTTTCCAGTAAGAAATTTAGGAGATATCTGCTTTAGTTCGAGAGATTTTTGTGAAGAAGTAAGCTCCATAGAATTTTTAAGAAGACCTTGGAATAAATAA
- the pabB gene encoding aminodeoxychorismate synthase component I, giving the protein MFEENIVINPFDLYYLFREDYSILLESNLFHREYGRYSFIFLRPKEIFICREEDDARSYLRVFSKEIEKRRKEDNLIFNGGFAGYLSYDFGVDLFNIPRKKNQSFPKAFFGYYEDFIIFDHLINKMYISPNIYKDIKEILLSRRERIYSFKGNKLYRYYVNFERGEYLEAIRKIKKYIYEGDVYQVNLSQKFIFEGEFDPYHIYYQLRKKNYGSFHAFIKIQDKYVISTSPELFLYKIKEKIVTRPIKGTIKRGKNAYEDEFYRETLINDEKCRSELLMIVDLERNDFAKICIPSSINVKKLFEVEEYSTVYHLVSTVEGNLKKNVTFEDIIKATFPGGSITGAPKLNAIKIIEELEKDPRGIYTGSIGFVANNFNMAFNIAIRTLLVEREKAYYNVGGGIVWDSIEEDEYEETLHKGKPLLNVFLENSFHRIRGAEKIGG; this is encoded by the coding sequence ATGTTTGAGGAAAATATTGTTATAAATCCTTTTGACCTTTATTATCTTTTTAGAGAAGACTATTCAATTCTTCTTGAAAGTAATCTTTTTCATAGAGAATATGGTAGGTATTCTTTTATTTTTTTAAGACCAAAAGAAATTTTTATATGTAGAGAAGAAGACGACGCAAGATCTTACCTAAGGGTTTTTTCAAAAGAAATAGAAAAGAGAAGAAAAGAAGATAATTTAATTTTTAACGGAGGTTTTGCAGGATATCTTTCCTATGATTTTGGAGTTGATCTCTTTAATATTCCAAGGAAGAAAAATCAATCTTTTCCTAAAGCTTTCTTTGGATATTATGAAGACTTTATTATTTTTGATCATCTTATTAATAAAATGTATATTTCCCCAAATATTTATAAAGATATAAAAGAAATTTTATTGTCACGAAGGGAAAGGATATATTCTTTCAAAGGTAATAAACTATATAGATATTATGTAAATTTTGAAAGAGGAGAGTACTTAGAGGCCATTAGAAAAATTAAAAAGTACATTTATGAAGGAGATGTTTATCAAGTAAATTTATCTCAGAAATTTATCTTTGAAGGAGAATTTGATCCCTATCATATATACTATCAATTAAGGAAAAAGAATTACGGTTCTTTTCATGCTTTTATAAAAATCCAAGATAAATATGTAATATCAACTTCTCCTGAATTATTTTTATATAAGATAAAAGAGAAAATTGTAACAAGACCAATTAAAGGAACTATTAAGAGAGGAAAAAATGCTTACGAAGATGAATTTTATAGAGAAACTCTTATTAATGACGAAAAATGTAGATCAGAACTTCTAATGATTGTAGACTTAGAAAGAAATGATTTTGCAAAGATATGTATTCCTAGTTCCATTAATGTCAAAAAGCTTTTCGAGGTTGAAGAGTACTCTACGGTATATCACTTGGTATCTACAGTAGAGGGAAATTTAAAGAAAAATGTTACTTTTGAAGATATAATAAAAGCAACTTTTCCAGGTGGCTCAATTACAGGAGCACCAAAATTGAATGCTATAAAAATAATTGAAGAATTAGAAAAGGATCCAAGAGGAATATACACAGGTTCTATAGGTTTTGTGGCTAATAATTTTAATATGGCTTTTAATATAGCTATAAGAACTCTTTTAGTAGAAAGAGAGAAAGCTTATTATAATGTAGGAGGGGGTATAGTTTGGGATTCTATAGAAGAGGATGAATATGAAGAAACTCTACACAAAGGAAAACCTCTTTTAAATGTTTTTCTAGAGAATTCTTTCCATAGAATAAGAGGAGCTGAAAAAATTGGAGGATAG
- a CDS encoding aminodeoxychorismate/anthranilate synthase component II, translated as MKRYPLFFYILFRLKYLVKIMLLIIDSYDSFTYNLYNYFLRLGAKTIVKNRDEISISYVKSVNPKYIVLSPGPGRPFDDEILLEVIDKFKEEKRILGVCLGHQAIGVYFGLKLTKALKPMHGIIDEIVHDEKGLFKNMKNPLKVVRYHSLILERSENEDKNIEISAYTKKGEIMGIRHKLYKIEGVQFHPESIGTEYGIDMLRNFLEL; from the coding sequence GTGAAAAGGTATCCCCTTTTCTTTTATATACTTTTTAGACTAAAATATTTAGTTAAGATTATGCTTCTTATTATAGATAGTTACGATTCCTTTACATACAATCTGTATAATTATTTTCTGAGATTAGGAGCTAAAACTATTGTAAAAAATAGGGATGAAATCTCTATTTCATATGTCAAAAGTGTAAATCCTAAATATATTGTTCTTTCTCCAGGACCTGGAAGACCTTTTGATGACGAAATTTTATTGGAAGTTATAGATAAATTTAAGGAAGAAAAAAGGATACTTGGAGTTTGCCTTGGGCATCAAGCTATTGGAGTATATTTTGGATTAAAGCTTACAAAAGCTTTAAAGCCTATGCACGGAATAATTGATGAGATAGTTCATGATGAAAAGGGGCTTTTTAAGAATATGAAAAATCCTCTTAAGGTAGTAAGATATCACTCTTTAATCTTAGAAAGATCAGAAAATGAGGATAAAAATATTGAGATTTCTGCTTATACTAAAAAGGGAGAAATTATGGGAATTAGGCATAAGCTCTACAAAATAGAAGGAGTTCAGTTTCATCCTGAGTCTATTGGTACTGAATATGGTATTGATATGTTAAGAAATTTTTTGGAGCTCTGA
- a CDS encoding peroxiredoxin yields the protein MENLERKGMPLLGDPFPEVEVLTTHGVKKLPQDYKGKWFVLFSHPADFTPVCTTEFVAFQKRYEKFKALNTELIGLSIDQVFSHIKWIEWIKEKIGVEIDFPIIADDMGKVAEKLGLVHPGKGTNTVRAVFVVDDKGIIRLILYYPQEIGRNIDEILRALEALQVSDKHGVAIPAQWPESEVVGKDHVIIPPAKDVNTAKARLEAAKKGEIECFDWWLCHKKLEKK from the coding sequence ATGGAAAATTTAGAAAGAAAAGGAATGCCACTTCTTGGAGATCCCTTTCCTGAGGTTGAAGTTTTAACTACCCATGGAGTTAAAAAACTTCCTCAAGATTATAAGGGTAAATGGTTTGTACTATTTAGTCATCCCGCAGATTTTACTCCTGTATGTACCACAGAATTTGTAGCTTTTCAGAAAAGATACGAAAAGTTTAAAGCATTAAATACCGAATTAATTGGACTAAGTATTGATCAAGTATTTAGCCATATAAAATGGATAGAATGGATAAAAGAAAAAATCGGAGTAGAAATTGATTTTCCAATTATTGCAGATGATATGGGTAAAGTCGCAGAAAAACTTGGATTAGTTCATCCTGGAAAAGGAACTAATACGGTAAGAGCAGTATTTGTTGTGGATGATAAAGGAATAATTAGATTAATACTCTATTATCCTCAAGAGATAGGTAGAAACATAGATGAAATTTTAAGAGCTTTAGAGGCATTACAAGTATCTGATAAGCATGGAGTTGCAATACCTGCTCAATGGCCAGAAAGTGAAGTGGTAGGAAAAGATCATGTTATTATTCCACCAGCAAAGGACGTTAATACTGCTAAAGCAAGACTTGAGGCCGCTAAAAAAGGAGAAATTGAGTGTTTTGATTGGTGGCTCTGTCATAAAAAGTTAGAGAAAAAGTAA